The following are encoded in a window of Syntrophorhabdaceae bacterium genomic DNA:
- a CDS encoding glycosyltransferase, with product MCTVDSAREIKCIDLHVHSKYSEPSTDWFMQGSQISESYSDPFSIYESAKRSGMSFVTITDHNRIDGCLYLKEKYGDDVLMGVETTAYFPEDRCKIHLLIYGMTEAEFLVIQRLRKDIYELRAYLKERGLAHSVAHATYSVETGKLTAAHLEKLVVLFNTFEIINGGRNKTDNLAWKYILENLTPQCLELLIEKHAIEPFDAEPWIKGFTAGSDDHGGLFVGATYTEAACDTVSGFIQALRNKKTAGEGRQSDYRSLVFTVCKVVHDFSRQSRNAVNNSFMGRIAEVFFDGKRLGIADRFRLKRLKARAKQNADPVSTSFVRLTEAVEGKRCASVDERVDEIYASLAKLSDSYLELLFNSLDLDMAKLDLFAVARSIQACLPGFLLSMPFLISLRHLTQNRTLVERLRADLSINKAEEGRRVLWFTDSLTDLNGVSATLNEIGRLAHEQGFDMKIVTSIDSNELNRVPPNVINLASIRQIALPYYDRYKLRIPSVLTALKEVYQIDPDRIFISTPGPIGMLGLIAAKLMNVKCTGFYHTDFAGQAREIVEDESVAHMLESYTRWFYSAMDEVMVPTVRYMEILAQRGFDTGRMRLFKRGFDLDRFRPARAPARDLSDGINLLYVGRVSKDKGLNLLIEAHSRIMAKRSDVNLLIVGDGPLLDELRSGGHRGVHFAGRVVHPELPDIYSSSHLFVFPSTTDTFGKAVLEAQACGLPAIVSDMGGPQEIILHGATGFVARAHDVKDWQEKIEYMLDMMKATPLAYERMRQAAHSRAKTHYTWEGVHDLLTEGGGGDERITEKKIA from the coding sequence GTGTGCACGGTAGACAGCGCTCGGGAAATTAAATGCATCGATTTGCACGTCCATTCAAAATACTCGGAGCCTTCCACGGACTGGTTCATGCAGGGGTCACAGATCTCCGAGTCTTACTCAGATCCCTTCTCAATCTATGAAAGCGCGAAACGGTCAGGAATGTCCTTTGTCACCATTACGGACCACAACAGAATAGACGGCTGTCTTTATCTCAAGGAAAAATACGGAGACGATGTGCTCATGGGCGTGGAGACAACGGCCTATTTTCCTGAGGACAGATGCAAGATTCATCTGCTCATATATGGGATGACCGAGGCGGAGTTTCTCGTGATACAGAGACTGCGCAAAGACATTTACGAACTAAGGGCCTATCTCAAAGAACGCGGGCTTGCCCATTCCGTGGCACACGCAACATACTCGGTGGAGACGGGGAAATTGACGGCAGCCCACCTTGAAAAATTGGTCGTCCTTTTCAACACGTTTGAAATCATTAACGGTGGCAGAAACAAGACGGATAATCTCGCGTGGAAATATATCCTCGAAAACCTGACACCGCAGTGTTTGGAGCTCCTCATTGAGAAACACGCCATCGAGCCCTTCGACGCGGAGCCGTGGATCAAGGGGTTTACGGCCGGCTCGGATGATCACGGGGGTCTCTTCGTGGGAGCCACCTATACGGAAGCGGCCTGCGATACAGTGAGTGGATTTATTCAGGCATTAAGAAACAAGAAGACCGCCGGAGAGGGCCGTCAGAGCGACTATCGTTCCCTGGTCTTTACCGTATGCAAGGTGGTTCACGACTTCTCCCGTCAGAGCCGTAACGCAGTCAATAACTCCTTTATGGGTCGCATCGCCGAGGTGTTCTTCGACGGCAAACGCTTAGGGATTGCCGACAGGTTTCGATTAAAGCGGCTGAAGGCCCGGGCCAAACAGAATGCGGACCCTGTAAGCACCTCTTTTGTCCGCCTGACAGAGGCCGTAGAAGGGAAGAGATGCGCGAGCGTGGATGAGCGCGTCGACGAGATATACGCTAGTCTTGCAAAGCTCTCGGATTCCTATCTCGAGCTTCTTTTCAATTCCCTGGACCTGGACATGGCGAAGCTCGACCTCTTTGCCGTTGCCCGCAGCATCCAGGCCTGCCTGCCAGGTTTTCTCTTATCCATGCCTTTTCTCATCTCTTTGCGCCATCTCACCCAGAACAGGACCCTGGTGGAGCGGCTACGTGCAGACCTATCCATCAACAAGGCGGAAGAAGGCCGCAGAGTGCTCTGGTTCACCGATTCGCTTACAGACTTGAATGGGGTGTCGGCCACCCTCAATGAAATAGGCCGATTGGCGCACGAGCAAGGCTTCGATATGAAGATTGTGACATCGATCGACTCAAACGAGCTTAATCGTGTCCCGCCCAATGTGATCAATCTAGCTTCTATCCGGCAGATCGCACTCCCCTATTACGACCGGTATAAGCTGAGAATACCTTCCGTGCTCACGGCCCTCAAAGAGGTATACCAGATTGATCCGGACCGGATTTTCATCTCCACGCCCGGTCCTATCGGCATGTTGGGACTTATTGCCGCCAAGCTGATGAATGTGAAATGTACAGGTTTCTATCATACCGACTTTGCCGGTCAGGCCCGCGAAATAGTGGAAGACGAATCGGTAGCGCACATGCTCGAATCGTACACGCGCTGGTTCTATTCGGCCATGGATGAAGTCATGGTGCCCACTGTGCGATACATGGAAATCCTTGCTCAAAGAGGTTTTGATACGGGCAGGATGCGCCTCTTTAAGAGGGGGTTCGACCTGGATCGTTTTAGACCCGCCAGGGCACCCGCCCGAGACCTAAGCGACGGTATCAACCTGCTCTACGTGGGCCGCGTGTCAAAGGATAAGGGCCTTAACCTGCTAATTGAGGCGCACAGCCGCATCATGGCTAAGAGATCGGACGTTAATCTACTCATCGTGGGTGACGGCCCTCTGCTCGATGAACTACGCTCGGGCGGCCATAGGGGCGTGCACTTCGCAGGAAGGGTTGTCCATCCGGAGCTGCCGGACATCTACTCATCTTCACATCTTTTTGTTTTTCCGAGCACCACCGACACGTTCGGAAAGGCCGTTCTCGAGGCCCAGGCGTGCGGCCTCCCGGCTATCGTATCCGATATGGGTGGACCCCAGGAGATAATCCTTCACGGCGCCACTGGCTTCGTGGCAAGGGCTCATGATGTAAAGGACTGGCAGGAAAAAATCGAATACATGCTTGATATGATGAAGGCCACACCTTTAGCCTATGAACGGATGCGTCAGGCCGCGCACTCTCGTGCGAAGACGCACTACACCTGGGAGGGCGTGCATGATCTTTTGACGGAAGGCGGAGGTGGCGACGAGCGTATCACGGAAAAGAAGATTGCCTGA
- a CDS encoding glycosyltransferase family 2 protein, producing MKLSFVIPAYNEEASIGICLDSILKEVRSTACEAEIIVVNNASTDRTREAALAYESVRVVDELEKGIVKARQAGYRAATGQLIANIDADNMLPPGWVTRVLSEFGANEKLAALSGPLVYYDLPILFRFQVRMFYYLGYFSYLVNHYLLKKGGMLQGGNFVVRKSALDAIGGFDTSIDFYGEDTDVARRMQQAGRVKFTFSLPMNSSGRRMVKEGLFTTGCRYAMNYLWVLIFKRPFTTESTDIRLAASHK from the coding sequence GTGAAATTGAGTTTTGTAATTCCCGCTTACAACGAAGAGGCTTCTATTGGAATTTGTCTTGATTCCATTTTGAAGGAGGTCAGATCTACTGCGTGTGAGGCGGAGATAATTGTCGTTAACAATGCAAGTACCGACAGGACACGAGAAGCTGCACTCGCCTATGAATCGGTGCGGGTTGTTGATGAACTCGAAAAGGGCATAGTCAAGGCGAGACAGGCAGGCTACCGGGCTGCGACGGGCCAGCTCATCGCCAATATCGATGCAGACAACATGCTTCCACCCGGATGGGTCACCAGGGTGCTCTCTGAATTTGGCGCAAACGAGAAACTCGCAGCCTTGTCCGGCCCCCTGGTCTACTACGACCTTCCCATTCTCTTCAGATTCCAGGTGAGAATGTTTTACTATCTCGGTTATTTTAGCTATCTGGTCAACCATTACCTGCTGAAAAAAGGGGGAATGCTGCAGGGCGGCAACTTCGTGGTGCGAAAATCGGCCCTCGATGCTATCGGAGGGTTTGATACGAGCATCGATTTTTACGGGGAAGACACAGATGTAGCGCGGCGCATGCAGCAAGCGGGGCGGGTAAAATTTACCTTCAGTCTGCCCATGAATAGCTCGGGACGGCGCATGGTTAAGGAAGGCCTTTTCACAACCGGTTGCCGTTATGCCATGAACTACCTGTGGGTACTGATCTTTAAGAGGCCCTTTACCACCGAGTCAACCGACATAAGGCTCGCGGCGTCCCACAAATAG
- a CDS encoding ShlB/FhaC/HecB family hemolysin secretion/activation protein, with translation MKLRAFTGVGPYASRAIMMQLEWFMQRMTRPGKGATDRQKRRLTTARYVLRMGFIASALLILLCCVERVGATDELPAFEIQSFIVEGNTLFSEKAVKDILEPFRGPGRTSQDVESARGALEKSYHDKGYPAVLVNIPEQTVEKGIIRLEVIESTIGMVRITGNRWFTRKKILEDLPSLAPGKVIFLPDVQKDLERIGRNDDLKVSPALTPGKEPGHTDVDIKVDDHPPLHGSLELNNRSTHDTTDLRLNATLHYDNLWQKGHSISAQYQTSPEDTSEVKLYALSYTLPAPWLIDHQIALFAIRSESNTITSAESLLVNGKGTILGLRYVVPLEPYKTYTHNITLGLDYKDFAETTALSGADQGAEIKPTTYLPLSFIYSSYLVDSWGGTRFSGGLNVAFRGFVTDAQQFENQRANARGNYMYMTAGAEREQKLPGGLSLFLKLDGQLSDQPLISTEQYFAGGMTNVRGYKEGEASGDDALHSTVELHGPDIGLKLNLKDRFEFIPFVFYDYAWLNVKDALPGQDEVVRLGGVGAGARGNLHKKNLFYEVALAFPVKDTDKTDKYQSRIHFKVGAQF, from the coding sequence ATGAAACTGCGAGCATTCACCGGGGTCGGCCCCTACGCCAGCCGGGCGATCATGATGCAATTAGAGTGGTTCATGCAACGGATGACAAGGCCGGGAAAGGGTGCAACAGACAGACAAAAGCGGCGCCTCACGACCGCGCGGTACGTGCTCCGAATGGGCTTTATTGCATCTGCCCTGCTAATTCTTCTTTGTTGTGTCGAGCGCGTTGGCGCCACGGACGAGCTACCTGCGTTTGAAATACAGTCTTTTATTGTGGAGGGGAATACGCTGTTTTCAGAGAAAGCTGTCAAGGACATTCTAGAACCCTTTAGAGGGCCGGGGAGGACCTCTCAAGACGTGGAGAGCGCCCGCGGCGCATTGGAGAAGTCCTATCACGACAAGGGATACCCTGCGGTGCTTGTCAATATTCCGGAGCAGACCGTAGAGAAAGGGATAATCCGTCTTGAGGTCATCGAAAGCACCATAGGAATGGTCAGGATCACGGGAAATCGCTGGTTCACCAGAAAAAAGATTCTCGAAGACCTCCCCTCTCTTGCCCCTGGAAAGGTCATATTTCTGCCAGATGTGCAGAAGGATCTTGAGCGCATCGGTCGCAACGACGATCTTAAGGTAAGCCCTGCGCTCACCCCCGGCAAAGAACCGGGCCACACTGATGTGGACATAAAGGTCGATGACCACCCACCCTTGCACGGCAGCCTGGAACTGAACAATCGAAGCACGCACGATACCACGGATCTGCGCCTCAATGCCACGCTGCACTATGATAACCTGTGGCAAAAGGGTCACTCCATTTCCGCGCAGTATCAGACGTCTCCGGAGGACACCTCCGAGGTGAAGCTTTACGCCCTGTCATACACGCTGCCCGCTCCCTGGCTTATCGACCATCAGATCGCGCTGTTTGCGATCAGATCCGAAAGCAATACAATCACCTCTGCTGAAAGCCTCCTGGTGAACGGAAAGGGAACCATCCTTGGATTGCGCTACGTGGTCCCGCTTGAGCCCTACAAGACGTACACCCACAATATTACCCTCGGCCTCGATTATAAAGACTTTGCAGAAACAACCGCTTTGAGCGGAGCGGACCAGGGTGCCGAGATTAAACCGACCACCTATCTTCCGCTATCCTTTATCTACAGCTCCTATCTGGTCGATTCATGGGGAGGCACGCGCTTTAGCGGTGGTCTCAACGTGGCCTTCCGGGGGTTCGTCACCGATGCGCAGCAGTTCGAGAACCAACGGGCGAATGCCAGGGGAAACTACATGTACATGACCGCGGGGGCTGAACGAGAACAGAAGCTGCCCGGGGGCTTAAGTCTCTTTCTGAAACTGGATGGTCAGTTATCGGACCAGCCGCTGATTTCTACAGAGCAGTATTTTGCCGGTGGCATGACGAACGTGCGGGGATACAAGGAAGGCGAGGCCTCCGGCGATGACGCGCTTCACAGCACGGTGGAGCTACATGGCCCGGATATCGGACTTAAGCTCAATCTGAAGGACCGTTTTGAATTCATTCCTTTCGTCTTTTATGACTATGCCTGGCTCAATGTGAAAGATGCCCTGCCCGGTCAAGATGAGGTAGTGAGGCTCGGAGGTGTGGGCGCCGGGGCGCGAGGAAATCTGCATAAAAAGAATCTTTTCTACGAAGTCGCCCTGGCTTTCCCGGTTAAGGACACGGATAAAACCGATAAGTACCAGAGCCGGATCCATTTCAAGGTGGGGGCACAGTTTTGA